A genomic window from Pseudomonadota bacterium includes:
- a CDS encoding phosphatidylserine decarboxylase — MDFKNLPLLDKIHPEGHRWVLGLALATLFFLFLGWGWLWKLSLLLGVFCGAFFRDPQRFPPFREGTLVSPADGRVLSVTRVDGPELAGLEESTKVSIFMSVFNVHVNRSPSAGRVLAVHYTPGKFFSANLDKAAEENERNLVVMEDERGNRLAFMQIAGLIARRIVCFVGPDDHLEKGERFGLIRFGSRVDLYLPLETEIDISVGQHVKAGETIIGYLPNHA; from the coding sequence GTGGATTTTAAAAATTTGCCCTTGTTAGACAAAATTCATCCGGAGGGGCATCGCTGGGTTTTAGGCCTGGCGCTGGCGACCCTTTTTTTTCTGTTTCTGGGCTGGGGCTGGCTCTGGAAACTGAGTTTGTTGCTGGGGGTTTTCTGCGGCGCTTTTTTCCGCGACCCGCAGCGTTTTCCGCCGTTTCGGGAGGGTACTCTGGTTTCGCCTGCGGATGGCCGGGTGCTGTCCGTGACCCGGGTTGATGGGCCCGAACTGGCAGGTCTCGAAGAGAGCACCAAGGTCAGTATTTTCATGTCGGTATTCAATGTTCATGTCAATCGCTCTCCTAGTGCCGGGCGCGTACTGGCGGTCCACTATACACCGGGCAAGTTTTTTTCCGCCAACCTGGATAAGGCGGCGGAAGAAAATGAGCGCAATCTTGTGGTCATGGAGGATGAGCGGGGTAATCGTCTGGCTTTCATGCAGATCGCCGGTCTGATTGCCCGCCGGATTGTCTGTTTCGTCGGCCCCGATGACCACCTCGAAAAAGGCGAACGTTTCGGTCTGATCCGTTTCGGATCACGGGTTGATCTCTATCTTCCTCTGGAGACGGAAATTGATATCTCGGTGGGCCAGCATGTCAAGGCCGGGGAAACCATCATTGGTTACTTGCCAAACCATGCTTGA
- a CDS encoding 2-isopropylmalate synthase, translating into MDRVIIFDTTLRDGEQSPGASMDVEEKLLLARQLEKLGVDVIEAGFPIASEGDFAGVKLVSDEIRGCQVAGLARANRQDIDRAWAALRGGADPRLHTFIATSPIHMRYKLQMEADAVLEQAVAAVRYARTMTSNIEFSAEDATRSEPDFLVRIFTAVIEAGARTINIPDTVGYAVPREYAALIKAVRERLPHGGDGVVISVHCHNDLGLATANSIAAIEAGARQVECTINGIGERAGNSSLEELVMALRTRPDNLAYETGIVTTQIYSTSRLVSQVTGIRVQPNKAIVGANAFAHEAGIHQDGVLKNKATYEIMTPESIGLPQNSLVMGKHSGRHAFQEKINALGYELDAQQVETAFFAFKKLADKKKEVFDEDIDALIADEIIRIPSYFKLNFVNINSGTVAMPSATLEIEVEGEVRHGAEFGDGAVDAVFKTIKRLTDTRSRLLTYEVKSITGGTDALGEVTVRISEDGLTVMGQGAHTCVLVASAKAYLNALNKLEYKKRNRPQVTV; encoded by the coding sequence ATGGACAGAGTTATAATTTTCGATACGACTTTAAGGGATGGAGAACAGTCACCAGGGGCCAGCATGGATGTGGAAGAGAAATTGCTGCTGGCCAGACAATTGGAAAAACTTGGGGTTGACGTAATTGAAGCCGGTTTCCCGATTGCATCCGAAGGTGATTTCGCCGGGGTCAAACTGGTCAGCGACGAGATTCGCGGTTGTCAGGTCGCTGGGTTGGCTCGGGCCAACCGGCAGGATATTGACCGGGCCTGGGCGGCTTTACGGGGGGGCGCCGACCCGCGTCTTCATACCTTTATTGCAACCTCACCGATTCATATGCGCTATAAACTGCAGATGGAAGCCGACGCCGTTCTGGAACAGGCCGTCGCGGCCGTGCGCTATGCCCGGACGATGACCTCAAACATTGAGTTTTCAGCTGAGGACGCAACTCGCAGTGAACCTGATTTTCTGGTGCGGATCTTTACGGCCGTGATAGAGGCCGGGGCGCGCACCATCAATATTCCGGATACCGTCGGCTACGCTGTGCCCCGGGAATATGCGGCGCTGATCAAGGCGGTTCGCGAGCGTTTGCCGCATGGTGGTGACGGGGTGGTGATTTCGGTTCACTGCCACAACGACCTCGGTCTGGCCACGGCAAACTCGATTGCCGCTATTGAAGCCGGGGCCCGCCAGGTTGAATGCACGATCAATGGTATCGGCGAGCGGGCCGGAAATTCCTCATTGGAGGAACTGGTCATGGCTTTGCGCACTCGACCCGATAATCTGGCTTATGAAACCGGAATCGTCACGACCCAGATCTATTCCACCAGTCGTTTGGTCAGTCAGGTTACCGGTATACGGGTGCAGCCCAACAAGGCGATCGTCGGCGCCAACGCCTTTGCTCATGAAGCCGGCATTCACCAGGACGGGGTTCTTAAAAACAAGGCGACTTACGAGATCATGACTCCCGAATCAATCGGCCTGCCGCAAAACAGCCTGGTTATGGGCAAACACTCCGGGCGTCACGCTTTTCAGGAAAAAATCAATGCCCTCGGTTACGAGCTTGACGCGCAGCAGGTGGAGACCGCTTTCTTTGCGTTCAAGAAGCTGGCGGACAAGAAAAAAGAGGTTTTTGACGAAGATATCGATGCCCTGATCGCTGACGAAATCATCCGGATTCCGTCTTATTTTAAGCTTAATTTTGTTAATATCAACAGCGGTACGGTGGCCATGCCGAGCGCGACCCTGGAGATTGAGGTCGAGGGTGAGGTCCGGCATGGAGCGGAGTTCGGCGATGGCGCGGTGGACGCGGTTTTTAAGACGATCAAGCGGCTTACCGACACCCGGAGCCGTCTCTTGACTTATGAAGTCAAGTCAATTACAGGGGGGACGGACGCTCTCGGCGAGGTTACGGTCCGGATCAGCGAGGACGGCCTGACGGTTATGGGGCAGGGAGCTCACACCTGTGTACTGGTTGCCAGCGCGAAAGCTTATCTGAATGCGCTGAACAAGCTTGAATACAAGAAACGTAACCGTCCCCAGGTGACGGTCTGA
- the leuC gene encoding 3-isopropylmalate dehydratase large subunit produces MAQTITEKILAFHAGLDRVEAGQLIEARVDIALANDVTAPIAIAEFEKLGVERVFARDRVILVPDHFTPNKDIQSAEQAKIVRDFARRQNLEHYFEVGRVGIEHVLLPEQGLVLPGDLIVGADSHTCTYGALGAFATGVGSTDLAAAMATGRVWFKVPETIRVIYHGRPGPWVEGKDLILYTIGLLKVDGALYQALEMTGEAISALPMYGRMSMANMAIEAGAKNGIIAPDEITLDYVRPRAKRDYTIFASDAEARYVRTLEIDTALIRPQVAYPPLPDQSRSVDQAVADSLTIDQVVIGSCTNGRIEDFRLAAKILRGRKAAPYLRLLIIPGTQEVYRQMILEGLTEIFLDAEAVISPPTCGPCLGGHMGILAAGERAVATTNRNFVGRMGHPQSEVYLSNPAVAAASAVLGRIAAPEELA; encoded by the coding sequence ATGGCTCAGACTATTACCGAAAAGATACTTGCCTTCCATGCCGGACTTGATCGGGTCGAGGCCGGTCAGCTGATTGAGGCCCGGGTCGATATTGCACTTGCCAACGATGTCACCGCGCCGATTGCCATCGCGGAATTTGAAAAGCTGGGCGTGGAACGGGTTTTTGCACGGGACCGGGTGATCCTGGTTCCTGATCACTTTACGCCGAACAAAGATATTCAATCGGCCGAACAGGCTAAAATCGTGCGTGATTTTGCCCGGCGTCAGAACCTGGAACATTATTTTGAGGTCGGCCGCGTGGGCATTGAACATGTTCTGCTGCCGGAACAGGGCCTGGTTCTGCCTGGAGATCTGATTGTCGGGGCTGATTCCCATACCTGTACCTACGGCGCCCTCGGCGCGTTTGCGACCGGGGTTGGGAGTACTGATCTGGCGGCGGCCATGGCCACCGGCCGGGTCTGGTTCAAGGTGCCGGAAACCATCAGGGTGATCTACCATGGTCGTCCCGGTCCCTGGGTTGAGGGCAAGGATCTGATTTTATACACGATCGGTCTGCTCAAGGTGGACGGGGCTCTTTACCAGGCTCTGGAAATGACGGGAGAAGCGATCTCGGCGCTGCCCATGTACGGGCGCATGTCAATGGCCAACATGGCGATTGAGGCGGGAGCCAAGAACGGCATTATCGCTCCCGATGAAATTACGCTTGATTACGTGCGCCCGCGGGCCAAACGAGATTATACGATTTTTGCCAGCGATGCTGAAGCGCGTTACGTGCGGACCCTGGAAATCGATACCGCGCTTATTCGGCCGCAGGTTGCCTATCCGCCATTGCCTGATCAAAGTCGTTCGGTGGATCAGGCGGTTGCCGATAGTCTCACGATTGACCAGGTGGTTATCGGTTCTTGTACCAATGGTCGGATTGAGGATTTTCGGTTGGCCGCAAAAATCCTGCGGGGCCGCAAAGCAGCCCCTTATTTGCGGCTGTTGATTATTCCGGGGACTCAGGAAGTCTATCGCCAGATGATTCTGGAGGGGCTGACCGAGATTTTTCTCGATGCCGAGGCGGTGATTTCGCCGCCGACCTGCGGTCCCTGTCTGGGTGGACACATGGGTATCCTGGCGGCCGGAGAACGGGCGGTCGCTACCACCAATCGCAATTTTGTCGGCCGCATGGGACACCCGCAGAGTGAAGTTTATCTGAGTAACCCGGCTGTGGCCGCGGCCTCCGCCGTGCTCGGTCGCATCGCGGCCCCGGAAGAGCTCGCGTAG
- the ilvC gene encoding ketol-acid reductoisomerase — MQLYYEKDADLAVLQGKKIAIIGYGSQGHAHAHNLHESGFDVVVGLRPGGASWRKAEAGGLPLYPTVEAVRQAQVIMILVPDELQAALYRDEIAPHLSKGDYLAFAHGFNIHYGQIVPPAGVNVFMAAPKGPGHLVRHEYTKGMGVPTLIALHQDPSGNTRELALAYACGIGGGRAGIIQTSFREETETDLFGEQAVLCGGVTELIRAGFETLVDAGYAPEMAYFECLHELKLIVDLIYEGGISNMRYSVSNTAQFGDLTRGPRVINQESREAMAEILEEIQDGSFAREWILENQAHRPVFNALTRQGEEHEIERVGEKLRSMMSWIGQSRLVDKNKN, encoded by the coding sequence ATGCAGCTTTATTATGAGAAAGATGCTGATTTAGCAGTGTTGCAAGGCAAGAAGATCGCGATTATCGGTTACGGCAGTCAGGGGCATGCGCATGCGCACAATCTGCATGAAAGCGGATTTGATGTGGTCGTCGGTTTGCGTCCGGGGGGGGCTTCCTGGCGCAAGGCGGAAGCCGGAGGTTTGCCGCTTTATCCTACGGTGGAGGCAGTGCGTCAGGCCCAGGTAATCATGATTCTGGTTCCCGATGAGCTTCAGGCCGCGCTTTACCGGGATGAAATCGCCCCCCATCTCAGCAAGGGCGATTATCTGGCCTTTGCGCATGGGTTCAATATCCATTACGGTCAGATCGTGCCGCCGGCCGGGGTCAATGTCTTCATGGCGGCTCCCAAAGGTCCCGGTCATCTGGTTCGGCATGAGTACACCAAGGGCATGGGAGTGCCGACTCTGATTGCCCTGCATCAAGATCCGTCCGGTAATACCCGGGAGCTGGCTCTGGCCTATGCCTGCGGGATCGGCGGCGGCCGGGCCGGGATTATTCAGACCTCTTTCCGGGAGGAGACCGAAACCGATCTTTTCGGGGAACAGGCGGTGCTCTGCGGAGGGGTGACGGAGCTGATTCGGGCCGGTTTTGAAACCCTGGTCGATGCCGGCTACGCTCCGGAGATGGCCTATTTTGAATGCCTGCACGAGCTGAAATTGATTGTTGATCTGATCTACGAAGGCGGGATCAGCAATATGCGCTATTCGGTCAGCAATACGGCCCAGTTTGGTGATCTGACCCGGGGCCCTCGGGTCATCAACCAGGAGAGTCGCGAAGCCATGGCTGAAATTCTGGAAGAGATTCAGGATGGTTCCTTCGCTCGGGAATGGATTCTTGAAAATCAGGCCCATCGCCCGGTTTTTAACGCGCTGACCCGGCAGGGTGAGGAGCATGAGATTGAGCGGGTCGGTGAAAAGTTGCGCTCCATGATGAGCTGGATCGGCCAGTCGAGACTGGTCGATAAAAACAAAAACTAA
- the pssA gene encoding CDP-diacylglycerol--serine O-phosphatidyltransferase → MGNLFCGFFAIISAIKGNYPTAAAAIVVANVFDILDGKVARMMKATSRFGMEFDSLADLVSFGVAPALLIFQWSLISFGRIGWLAAFLFVACGALRLARFNVQVETVAKGLFNGLPIPAAASMAATTVLIAEHLGATGIERNVFLLLLCYGLAFLMVSNVKYPAFKESLFQGRAPFRALVIVALIFIVIAAEPQISLFTLAVIYTLSGPVKALLGLTGLLRGRTQGVDEEGVAP, encoded by the coding sequence ATGGGCAACCTTTTCTGTGGTTTTTTCGCCATCATTTCCGCGATTAAAGGCAATTACCCGACGGCGGCTGCGGCGATTGTGGTGGCCAATGTCTTTGATATTCTGGATGGCAAGGTGGCGCGGATGATGAAGGCCACCAGCCGTTTCGGCATGGAGTTCGACTCTCTTGCCGACCTGGTTTCTTTCGGAGTGGCTCCGGCGCTGCTGATTTTTCAGTGGAGTCTGATCTCTTTCGGTCGTATCGGCTGGCTGGCGGCCTTCCTTTTTGTTGCCTGCGGTGCTTTGCGCCTGGCTCGTTTCAACGTTCAGGTCGAGACAGTGGCGAAGGGTTTGTTCAATGGCTTGCCGATTCCGGCCGCGGCGAGCATGGCGGCGACCACGGTCTTGATTGCCGAGCATTTGGGCGCGACCGGAATCGAACGGAATGTTTTTTTGCTTCTCCTCTGTTACGGACTTGCCTTTCTGATGGTCAGCAATGTCAAATATCCGGCGTTTAAAGAGTCTCTTTTTCAGGGTCGCGCCCCTTTCAGAGCCTTGGTGATCGTCGCCCTGATTTTCATTGTGATTGCCGCCGAGCCCCAGATTTCACTTTTCACCCTGGCCGTAATCTACACCTTATCCGGTCCGGTCAAGGCGCTTCTAGGTTTGACCGGCCTCCTAAGAGGGCGGACTCAAGGGGTCGATGAGGAGGGCGTGGCACCTTAG
- a CDS encoding 3-isopropylmalate dehydratase small subunit has translation MTKIQGKAWKFGDDVDTDAIIPARYLNTSEPAALARHCMEDADPGFAAKVKPGDIMVAGKNFGCGSSREHAPIAIKAAGIACVIAPTFARIFYRNAFNTGLLILESTEAAAALQEGHEIVVDPATGRIDDLSSGQSFAARPIPEFMRKLLDDGGLMEYWRRRLAAD, from the coding sequence ATGACTAAAATTCAAGGGAAAGCCTGGAAATTCGGCGATGATGTCGATACCGACGCGATCATTCCGGCCCGTTATCTCAATACCTCCGAGCCGGCGGCGTTGGCCCGCCATTGCATGGAAGACGCCGATCCCGGTTTCGCTGCGAAGGTGAAGCCGGGGGATATCATGGTTGCCGGGAAGAATTTCGGTTGCGGTTCTTCGCGGGAGCACGCTCCAATCGCAATTAAAGCCGCCGGAATAGCCTGTGTCATCGCTCCGACCTTTGCCCGGATTTTTTATCGCAATGCTTTCAATACCGGACTTTTGATTCTGGAGTCGACGGAAGCGGCAGCGGCTCTGCAGGAGGGGCATGAAATTGTGGTCGATCCGGCGACCGGAAGGATTGATGATTTGAGCAGCGGCCAAAGTTTTGCGGCCCGGCCGATTCCGGAGTTCATGCGCAAACTGCTGGATGACGGCGGTTTGATGGAATACTGGCGCAGACGACTGGCGGCAGATTGA